In one window of Streptomyces sp. NBC_01224 DNA:
- a CDS encoding MFS transporter, which yields METRNPRRWWILIVLCLSTLVLVVDSMALTVAVPSMTEDIGASAQDIQWILDSYILVFAGLLLTSGSLGDRFGRRKIMIIGLLLFGAASLAATFCTNPGEVIAARVTMGVGGALIMPSTLSILITVFDEEERPKAMAAWGSVSMLGLVGSPVLGGVLIDHFSWHSIFFVNVPVVVLAVLAALVLMPESKGPWQKPDPIGAVLSAVGMTALIWWIIELPQHGAFGGRSAITLAAAVIALGGFVVWENVTPAPMVPLVLFKHRNFSGGSLSLTLVQIGNGGLLLVLTQYLQFVLGYSPVKAGLAFVPLAVAALIGNGASAGLAAKIGNRFLVLGGMLVMASSFALLTTVSADSGFTVPAVALGLLGLGAGLAMPAAVGALMGTIPAEKAGVGSALNDTIQQAGAALGIAILGSLLTSGFRSEMPADAPEQAKQSIVGALAAANGDTGLVHAAREAFTASMSTTFTISAIGVLAAALLATLVMRDTKPEPAAARAEEPELIV from the coding sequence ATGGAAACCCGTAATCCGCGCCGCTGGTGGATCCTCATCGTGCTGTGCCTCAGCACGCTGGTCCTGGTGGTCGACAGCATGGCGCTGACCGTCGCGGTGCCGTCGATGACCGAGGACATCGGTGCGAGCGCCCAGGACATCCAGTGGATCCTCGACTCCTACATCCTGGTCTTCGCCGGGCTCCTGCTCACCTCCGGCAGCCTCGGCGACCGCTTCGGCCGCCGGAAGATCATGATCATCGGCCTGTTGCTCTTCGGGGCGGCGTCGCTGGCCGCGACCTTCTGCACGAACCCCGGCGAGGTGATCGCGGCGCGGGTCACGATGGGCGTGGGCGGGGCGCTGATCATGCCCTCGACGCTGTCGATCCTCATCACCGTCTTCGACGAGGAGGAACGCCCCAAGGCGATGGCGGCGTGGGGCTCGGTGTCGATGCTCGGCCTGGTCGGCAGCCCGGTGCTCGGTGGCGTGCTGATCGACCACTTCTCCTGGCACTCGATCTTCTTCGTCAACGTCCCGGTCGTCGTGCTCGCCGTCCTGGCAGCGCTCGTCCTCATGCCGGAGTCGAAGGGGCCCTGGCAGAAGCCCGACCCGATCGGAGCGGTGCTGTCCGCGGTCGGTATGACCGCCCTGATCTGGTGGATCATCGAGCTCCCGCAGCACGGCGCCTTCGGCGGCCGCTCGGCGATCACCCTGGCCGCCGCGGTGATCGCCCTCGGCGGGTTCGTGGTCTGGGAGAACGTCACCCCCGCGCCGATGGTGCCGCTAGTCCTGTTCAAGCACCGCAACTTCAGCGGCGGTTCGCTCTCGCTGACCCTCGTGCAGATCGGCAACGGCGGTCTGCTGCTGGTGCTCACCCAGTACCTGCAGTTCGTGCTCGGCTATTCGCCGGTCAAGGCGGGCCTCGCGTTCGTGCCGCTGGCCGTCGCCGCGCTGATCGGCAACGGCGCCAGCGCCGGGCTCGCCGCGAAGATCGGCAACCGCTTCCTGGTGCTGGGCGGGATGCTCGTCATGGCTTCTTCCTTCGCGCTGCTGACCACCGTCTCGGCAGACTCCGGTTTCACCGTCCCGGCGGTCGCGCTCGGACTGCTCGGCCTCGGCGCCGGTCTCGCGATGCCGGCCGCGGTCGGCGCGCTGATGGGCACCATCCCGGCGGAGAAGGCCGGCGTCGGCTCGGCGCTGAACGACACCATCCAGCAGGCCGGCGCCGCGCTCGGCATCGCGATCCTCGGCTCGCTCCTGACGAGCGGTTTCCGCAGCGAGATGCCTGCCGACGCGCCCGAGCAGGCCAAGCAGTCGATCGTCGGCGCACTGGCCGCCGCCAACGGCGACACCGGACTGGTCCACGCCGCCCGGGAAGCCTTCACCGCCTCGATGTCGACCACCTTCACCATCAGCGCGATCGGCGTCCTCGCCGCGGCCCTCCTGGCCACCCTGGTCATGCGCGACACCAAGCCCGAGCCCGCCGCAGCCCGGGCCGAGGAGCCCGAACTCATCGTCTGA
- a CDS encoding TetR/AcrR family transcriptional regulator: MAAKTNPIPSVWARQQPAPDQPALSRAAIVREAIAMLDAEGIEALSMRKLGARLNAGATSLYRHVATKDELMELAVDEVAAEIVVPSPDIVRADPEADSPDWRAAATEAARSFRATALRHPWLSSVLGQAGLAYLGPNLMSFSERLAALFTAAGFPEPSRAIDTVLSYVIGMSTTEAAWLTTVARSGETEAAFIARLMPAAQQAAAGHDHLTDAYAEPPAVNPAEIRETKFAYGLEVVLDGLSMRLPR, encoded by the coding sequence ATGGCCGCCAAGACGAACCCGATCCCGTCCGTGTGGGCCCGGCAGCAGCCCGCGCCCGACCAGCCCGCACTCAGCCGGGCCGCGATCGTCCGCGAGGCGATCGCCATGCTGGACGCCGAGGGCATCGAGGCGCTGAGCATGCGCAAGCTCGGCGCCCGCCTGAACGCCGGCGCGACCTCCCTCTACCGGCACGTCGCGACCAAGGACGAGCTGATGGAACTCGCGGTGGACGAGGTCGCCGCCGAGATCGTCGTCCCCTCCCCGGACATCGTCCGGGCAGACCCCGAGGCCGACAGCCCCGACTGGCGCGCCGCCGCCACCGAGGCCGCCCGGTCCTTCCGGGCGACCGCCCTGCGCCACCCGTGGCTGTCCTCGGTCCTCGGCCAGGCGGGCCTCGCCTACCTCGGGCCCAACCTCATGTCCTTCTCCGAGCGACTGGCCGCCCTGTTCACGGCCGCCGGCTTTCCCGAGCCGAGCCGCGCGATCGACACCGTCCTGTCCTACGTCATCGGCATGAGCACCACGGAGGCGGCCTGGCTCACCACGGTCGCCCGCTCCGGCGAGACCGAGGCCGCCTTCATCGCCCGCCTCATGCCCGCCGCCCAGCAGGCCGCGGCCGGCCACGACCACCTCACCGACGCCTACGCCGAACCCCCGGCCGTCAACCCCGCAGAGATCCGCGAAACCAAGTTCGCCTACGGCCTGGAGGTCGTCCTCGACGGCCTGTCGATGCGGCTCCCGCGCTAG
- a CDS encoding HD domain-containing protein: MDGSIVKWACGVAEAELSEPLPRRWAHSRGVAQRALGVAGVLGDDTELLTSAAVLHDVGYAPRLAVPGFHPLDGARFLRDIHAVDERLVRLVANHSLALLEAEERGLRDTLETEFPLLDDQRLVDALVYCDMTTTPDGEITSVEARLAEITARYGSDSLVGRFIRRASPEILASVERVETALAAQPR; this comes from the coding sequence ATGGATGGATCGATCGTGAAGTGGGCATGCGGGGTGGCCGAGGCTGAGTTGAGTGAGCCGCTTCCTCGTCGATGGGCGCACTCGCGAGGGGTCGCCCAGCGCGCACTCGGAGTCGCTGGGGTTCTGGGAGACGACACGGAGCTACTGACCTCTGCGGCTGTCTTGCACGATGTGGGCTACGCTCCGCGGCTGGCCGTGCCCGGGTTTCATCCGCTGGATGGCGCTCGGTTTCTTCGTGACATCCACGCTGTAGACGAACGGCTGGTTCGATTGGTGGCGAACCATTCGCTGGCGTTGCTGGAAGCTGAGGAACGCGGGCTGCGGGACACGCTGGAGACCGAGTTTCCGCTGCTCGACGACCAGCGGCTTGTGGACGCCCTGGTCTACTGCGATATGACGACAACGCCCGATGGCGAGATCACTTCCGTCGAGGCTCGGCTGGCCGAGATCACCGCCCGTTATGGCTCCGACAGCCTGGTGGGGCGATTCATCCGTCGAGCGTCGCCGGAGATCCTGGCCTCTGTGGAGCGGGTGGAAACGGCGCTGGCGGCTCAGCCCAGGTAG
- a CDS encoding NUDIX hydrolase, whose product MGRTEYYNDPKAPKANTLIPANNLLVVDDSGAILLQRRRDTGQWALPGGAQDIGETAAQCAVRECLEETGIIAEITGFLGVYTNPNHIVAYTDGEIRQQYENTYIGRPVSGEPTINDEADGVRYIQPSDLDQYDIHPSMRQQIGDYLAGTYPYLG is encoded by the coding sequence ATGGGCAGGACTGAGTACTACAACGATCCCAAAGCCCCCAAGGCGAACACGCTCATTCCCGCCAACAACCTGCTCGTCGTCGACGACAGCGGCGCCATCCTGCTCCAGCGCCGTCGAGACACAGGCCAATGGGCCCTGCCTGGTGGCGCCCAGGATATCGGTGAGACGGCGGCACAGTGCGCGGTGCGCGAATGCCTGGAAGAGACCGGCATCATCGCCGAGATCACCGGCTTCCTGGGGGTCTACACGAACCCCAACCACATCGTGGCCTACACCGACGGTGAGATCCGCCAGCAGTACGAGAACACATACATCGGCCGCCCAGTGAGTGGCGAGCCCACCATCAACGACGAAGCTGACGGCGTCCGTTACATCCAGCCATCCGACCTGGACCAGTACGACATCCACCCCAGCATGCGCCAGCAGATCGGCGACTACCTGGCCGGCACCTACCCCTACCTGGGCTGA
- a CDS encoding radical SAM protein, which produces MIGEVTGIRRIRMLYLQLLYRCNFECLHCFHGKRLKHADAFTADEAINLLTLMRAQYGTEAVTLLGGEPFVYKDLAYVVRYAKQELGMQVEICTNGYRIERRLTEIAPPTWTCCGYRWRASARPTTTSASSGAIGVR; this is translated from the coding sequence GTGATCGGGGAAGTCACCGGGATCCGCAGGATCCGGATGCTGTACCTGCAGCTGTTGTACCGCTGCAACTTCGAGTGTCTGCACTGCTTCCATGGCAAGAGGCTCAAGCACGCCGATGCCTTCACGGCAGACGAGGCCATCAACCTCCTCACACTCATGCGCGCCCAGTACGGCACCGAGGCTGTCACCCTGCTGGGCGGCGAGCCGTTCGTCTACAAGGACCTCGCCTACGTCGTCCGGTACGCCAAGCAGGAACTGGGCATGCAGGTCGAGATCTGCACCAACGGCTATCGGATCGAGCGCCGGCTCACCGAGATCGCCCCCCCCACCTGGACCTGCTGCGGGTATCGCTGGAGGGCATCGGCTCGACCAACGACCACGTCCGCAAGTTCGGGAGCTATCGGAGTGCGCTGA
- a CDS encoding SAM-dependent methyltransferase, with protein MQTQSLWEHTLTFFPQFLAALKERATPDATVAVIGASDGKFILPLAAAGYRVIAVERDPLALHGGEVTLPGDNQAHAMGLIDRLKLESLYDRVQVVEEDFLQWEPLDMPCDAIWTSCSWHYSANHHRPLAEFITRMQSSVRQDGLFGAEFMMPVTQRQHLIEHYTSPEKLRRHFIGDWDALLTLRTNEFAEQAHIGQLQDHTHRMGLLLAARSPS; from the coding sequence GTGCAAACGCAGAGCCTGTGGGAGCACACCCTCACCTTCTTTCCCCAGTTCCTCGCCGCGCTGAAGGAGCGTGCCACTCCTGACGCCACTGTCGCGGTCATCGGCGCGAGCGACGGCAAGTTCATCCTGCCGCTGGCTGCCGCCGGCTACCGAGTGATCGCCGTAGAACGCGACCCGCTTGCTCTTCACGGTGGTGAAGTCACGCTCCCGGGTGACAACCAGGCTCACGCCATGGGCCTCATCGACCGGCTCAAGCTCGAATCGCTATACGACCGAGTGCAGGTCGTGGAGGAGGACTTCCTTCAATGGGAGCCTCTGGACATGCCCTGCGACGCCATCTGGACGAGCTGCTCGTGGCATTACAGTGCCAACCACCATCGCCCGCTCGCCGAGTTCATCACCCGCATGCAGTCGTCCGTACGCCAGGACGGTCTGTTCGGCGCGGAGTTCATGATGCCTGTCACCCAACGCCAACACCTGATCGAGCACTACACGTCCCCCGAGAAGCTCAGGCGTCACTTCATCGGCGACTGGGACGCTCTGCTGACCCTGCGAACGAATGAGTTCGCCGAGCAAGCCCACATCGGCCAGCTCCAGGACCACACCCACCGGATGGGTCTGCTCCTCGCGGCCCGCAGCCCCTCGTAG
- a CDS encoding class IV adenylate cyclase — MKHEYEAKFLAIDVAGLQAKLTTLGAAQAFPRTLLTRKIFENDALEGGAWVRLRDEGTRSTLTLKQVTDATTIDGTTEIETEVTDLHAMAEILRSLGMREVRYQENYREEWSLGEVAFDFDTWPDLPTFVEIEGPDEASVRQAAALLELDYSEARFGSVDEIYKSESGRDILAEPTLLFADADKSEAAPVAAHGH, encoded by the coding sequence ATGAAGCACGAGTACGAGGCCAAGTTCCTCGCCATCGACGTCGCCGGCCTTCAGGCCAAGCTGACCACTCTGGGCGCCGCCCAAGCGTTCCCGCGCACCCTTCTCACCCGCAAGATCTTCGAGAACGACGCCCTCGAAGGAGGTGCCTGGGTGCGACTGCGCGACGAGGGCACCCGATCGACGCTGACACTCAAGCAGGTCACCGACGCCACCACGATCGACGGCACCACCGAGATCGAAACCGAGGTAACGGACCTGCACGCCATGGCCGAGATCCTCCGCAGCCTCGGCATGCGCGAGGTCCGGTATCAGGAGAACTACCGCGAGGAGTGGAGCCTCGGCGAGGTCGCCTTCGACTTCGATACCTGGCCGGACCTCCCCACCTTCGTGGAAATCGAAGGGCCTGACGAGGCATCGGTCCGACAAGCAGCTGCACTGCTCGAACTCGACTACTCGGAAGCCCGGTTCGGCAGCGTGGATGAGATCTACAAGAGCGAATCCGGCCGCGACATCCTGGCCGAACCCACCCTCCTCTTCGCGGACGCCGACAAGAGTGAGGCAGCCCCAGTGGCCGCCCATGGCCACTGA
- a CDS encoding ABC transporter ATP-binding protein yields MASVTFDKASRVYPGSTKPAVDQLEIDIADGEFLVLVGPSGCGKSTSLRMLAGLEDVNGGAIRIGDRDVTHLPPKDRDIAMVFQNYALYPHMSVADNMGFALKIAGVNKTEIRAKVEEAAKMLDLTEYLDRKPKALSGGQRQRVAMGRAIVREPQVFLMDEPLSNLDAKLRVSTRTQIASLQRRLGITTVYVTHDQVEALTMGDRVAVLKDGLLQQVDSPRNMYDKPANLFVAGFIGSPAMNLVEVPITDGGVKFGNSVVPVSREALSAAADKGDTTVTVGIRPEHFDIVEHGGAAAKSLTKDSADAPAGLAVSVNVVEELGADGFVYGSARVGGEDKDLVVRVGGRAVPEKGTKLHVVPRPDELHVFSTSTGARLTD; encoded by the coding sequence ATGGCCAGTGTCACGTTCGACAAGGCGTCCCGCGTCTACCCCGGCTCCACCAAGCCAGCCGTGGACCAGCTCGAGATCGACATCGCGGACGGCGAGTTCCTCGTCCTCGTCGGTCCTTCCGGTTGTGGCAAGTCGACCTCCCTGCGCATGCTCGCGGGTCTTGAGGACGTCAACGGCGGCGCGATCCGCATCGGCGACCGCGACGTCACGCACCTGCCCCCGAAGGACCGGGACATCGCCATGGTGTTCCAGAACTACGCGCTCTACCCGCACATGAGCGTCGCGGACAACATGGGCTTCGCGCTCAAGATCGCCGGTGTCAACAAGACCGAGATCCGGGCGAAGGTCGAAGAGGCCGCCAAGATGCTGGACCTCACCGAGTACCTGGACCGCAAGCCGAAGGCGCTCTCCGGTGGTCAGCGTCAGCGTGTCGCGATGGGCCGTGCCATTGTGCGTGAGCCGCAGGTCTTCCTCATGGACGAGCCGCTGTCGAACCTCGACGCCAAGCTCCGTGTCTCCACCCGTACGCAGATCGCCTCGCTCCAGCGCCGTCTGGGCATCACGACCGTGTACGTCACGCACGACCAGGTCGAGGCCCTGACCATGGGTGACCGTGTCGCGGTCCTCAAGGACGGTCTGCTCCAGCAGGTCGACTCGCCGCGCAACATGTACGACAAGCCGGCGAACCTCTTCGTGGCCGGCTTCATCGGCTCCCCGGCCATGAACCTGGTCGAGGTCCCGATCACCGACGGCGGTGTGAAGTTCGGCAACAGCGTCGTCCCGGTCTCCCGTGAGGCGCTCTCCGCCGCCGCGGACAAGGGCGACACGACCGTCACGGTCGGCATCCGCCCCGAGCACTTCGACATCGTCGAGCACGGTGGCGCCGCCGCCAAGTCGCTCACCAAGGACAGCGCCGACGCCCCGGCCGGCCTGGCCGTCTCGGTCAACGTCGTCGAGGAGCTCGGCGCCGACGGCTTCGTCTACGGCTCCGCGCGGGTCGGCGGCGAGGACAAGGACCTGGTCGTCCGCGTCGGTGGCCGCGCCGTTCCGGAGAAGGGCACCAAGCTGCACGTCGTGCCGCGCCCGGACGAGCTGCACGTCTTCTCGACCTCGACGGGTGCGCGTCTCACCGACTGA
- a CDS encoding nucleotidyltransferase family protein, which translates to MHTYPTQAVVLAGGQGSRLRPYTDDRPKPMVEIPGTGTPIIGHQLSWLAAEGVTDAVVSCGHLAEVLQEWLDSAVLPLRVTTVVESEPLGRGGGLKYAAARLPDPEQPWYATNGDIWTRFSLREMAAFHAERDATATLALARPRIPWGAVETDAFGHITDFIESPPSPYLINAGVYVFSPTFTTLLPDRGDHERTTFPRLARERRLAGYPLPHGAYWRAIDTAKDLTEAAKELDGQ; encoded by the coding sequence ATGCATACGTATCCGACGCAGGCCGTGGTCCTGGCGGGTGGCCAGGGATCGCGGCTGCGCCCGTACACCGATGACCGCCCCAAGCCGATGGTCGAGATCCCGGGCACCGGGACTCCGATCATCGGCCATCAGCTGTCCTGGCTGGCCGCCGAGGGCGTGACCGACGCCGTGGTGTCGTGCGGTCATCTGGCCGAGGTACTGCAGGAGTGGCTGGACTCGGCAGTGCTGCCGCTGCGAGTGACGACCGTCGTGGAGTCCGAGCCCCTGGGACGGGGCGGCGGGCTGAAGTACGCCGCCGCCCGGCTGCCCGATCCGGAACAGCCCTGGTACGCCACCAATGGCGACATCTGGACGCGCTTCTCCCTGCGCGAGATGGCCGCGTTCCACGCCGAGCGCGATGCGACCGCCACACTGGCCCTGGCCCGCCCCCGTATCCCGTGGGGTGCGGTGGAGACGGACGCGTTCGGGCACATCACCGACTTCATCGAGTCGCCGCCGTCGCCGTACCTGATCAACGCCGGTGTGTACGTCTTCTCGCCGACGTTCACGACGCTGCTGCCGGACCGGGGCGACCATGAGCGGACGACGTTCCCGCGGCTGGCCCGTGAGCGCAGGCTGGCCGGTTACCCGTTGCCGCACGGGGCGTACTGGCGGGCCATCGACACGGCGAAGGACCTGACCGAGGCCGCCAAGGAACTCGACGGGCAGTAG
- a CDS encoding DoxX family membrane protein, which yields MSVDTRTPRFDEQPALSMAKVDCDPAQVIVNHASFRVRLAPGQRPRLRGLAPAGAPRIPAMSGSAGAVRGRRSPVVWSGRSAPGDPGATGLLQAVRNSTAGRPATAYDPYAGHESDGGLGARGTQVIERLEDTQPNPVITAPQQPGRHGSGPLLPPMRRAVGAYDPVDTGPYGREAYDEGEYEYDDITEARGRRHSGDSVRHAYYPGRRMNLGVVLLPMRVFLGFISIYAGMGKLCDPVYFDGGERGSMVKWLTSLHPWGLAEPLRDFALSHPVGAGLTVAFLQVVVGVLTVLGLWQRVAASVGALLSAALLVTVTWRTVAVYDAPDIIYLAAWSPLIIAGAPVYSVDGRLAGEAWRRLGPRSAIWDLRRRVLRRGAVVATVVVGLTLLVGSMLGGAVRSSQVVTVPGPNGDPTNQLPGSPLPQESGSGRASHTPDGRRPSPSRSSASTTPSAKASTPAAEAVRESGQAGAGAGQPSQTQGTAQQPPQQTTPQQPPSSSSGPSSSGSTGTGGGSTGGGSDSGGGSTGGTSGGGQNPIGGLLG from the coding sequence ATGAGTGTGGACACCAGAACGCCTCGGTTCGACGAACAACCCGCCCTGAGCATGGCCAAGGTGGACTGCGACCCTGCGCAGGTCATCGTCAACCACGCCAGCTTCCGGGTGCGGCTCGCCCCCGGCCAGCGCCCGCGGCTGCGCGGTCTGGCCCCCGCCGGCGCGCCCAGGATCCCCGCCATGAGCGGCTCCGCCGGAGCTGTACGCGGCAGGCGCTCGCCCGTCGTGTGGAGCGGCCGGTCCGCCCCCGGCGACCCCGGCGCCACCGGACTCCTCCAGGCCGTACGGAACTCCACCGCGGGCCGCCCGGCCACCGCATACGACCCCTACGCCGGCCACGAGTCCGACGGCGGGCTCGGTGCGCGCGGCACCCAGGTCATCGAGCGCCTCGAAGATACCCAGCCCAACCCCGTCATCACCGCGCCCCAGCAGCCGGGCCGCCACGGCAGCGGCCCCCTGCTGCCGCCCATGCGCCGGGCGGTCGGCGCCTACGACCCCGTCGACACCGGGCCGTACGGCCGAGAGGCGTACGACGAGGGCGAGTACGAGTACGACGACATCACCGAGGCCCGGGGGCGGCGCCACAGCGGCGATTCCGTACGGCACGCGTACTACCCCGGGCGCCGGATGAACCTCGGCGTCGTGCTGCTGCCCATGCGTGTCTTCCTCGGCTTCATCTCCATCTACGCGGGCATGGGCAAGCTGTGCGACCCCGTCTACTTCGACGGCGGCGAGCGCGGCTCCATGGTCAAGTGGCTGACCTCGCTGCACCCCTGGGGGCTGGCCGAGCCACTGCGCGACTTCGCGCTCTCACACCCGGTGGGTGCCGGACTCACCGTTGCCTTCCTCCAGGTCGTCGTCGGTGTCCTCACCGTCCTCGGTCTCTGGCAGCGCGTCGCCGCCTCCGTCGGCGCTCTCCTCTCCGCCGCCCTGCTGGTCACCGTCACCTGGCGCACCGTCGCCGTCTACGACGCGCCCGACATCATCTACCTCGCCGCCTGGAGCCCGCTGATCATCGCGGGCGCCCCCGTCTACTCCGTCGACGGACGGCTAGCAGGTGAGGCCTGGCGCAGGCTCGGCCCGCGCTCGGCGATCTGGGACCTCCGCCGCCGGGTGCTGCGCCGGGGTGCCGTCGTCGCCACCGTCGTCGTCGGCCTCACCCTTCTCGTGGGCTCCATGCTCGGCGGTGCTGTCCGCTCCTCCCAGGTCGTCACCGTGCCTGGTCCGAACGGCGACCCGACCAACCAGCTCCCCGGCTCTCCGCTCCCGCAGGAGTCCGGTAGCGGCCGGGCCTCCCACACGCCCGACGGACGGCGCCCCTCGCCCTCCCGCAGCAGTGCCTCCACCACCCCGTCCGCCAAGGCGTCCACGCCCGCTGCGGAAGCCGTCCGCGAGTCCGGCCAGGCGGGTGCCGGTGCCGGACAGCCCAGCCAGACCCAGGGCACCGCCCAGCAGCCCCCGCAGCAGACGACCCCGCAGCAGCCGCCGTCCAGCAGCTCCGGCCCGAGCTCTTCCGGCTCCACCGGCACCGGCGGCGGTTCCACGGGCGGCGGCTCGGACAGCGGCGGCGGCTCCACCGGCGGAACGTCCGGCGGCGGGCAGAACCCCATCGGCGGTCTGCTCGGCTGA
- the rlmB gene encoding 23S rRNA (guanosine(2251)-2'-O)-methyltransferase RlmB: MAGNSQRRNRRTSNKKGMQVGSGGQRRRGLEGKGPTPPAEARKKHKKNRIATAKAKQAANRRPAPRRGGVKGTSEMVVGRNPVYEALRDGVPATTLYVQQYIDNDERVREALQLAGERGNINLMEAPRPELDRMTNGLNHQGLVLQVPPYEYAHPEDLTAAAYDKGEDPLIVALDGVTDPRNLGAIVRSVSAFGGHGVVVPERRAAGMTAGAWKSSAGTAARTPVSRVTNLTRALEGYQKAGITVVGLAADGEHTVEDLEALAGPVVIVIGSEGKGLGRLVGETCDYRVRISMPGGAESLNAGVAAGIVLYEVARRRG; the protein is encoded by the coding sequence ATGGCCGGGAACAGCCAGCGCAGGAACCGCCGCACGTCCAACAAGAAGGGCATGCAGGTCGGCAGCGGCGGGCAGCGACGCCGTGGCCTCGAAGGCAAGGGCCCGACGCCGCCCGCCGAGGCCCGCAAGAAGCACAAGAAGAACCGCATCGCGACCGCCAAGGCCAAGCAGGCCGCCAACCGCCGCCCCGCCCCCCGGCGCGGCGGCGTCAAAGGCACGTCCGAGATGGTCGTCGGCCGCAACCCGGTCTACGAGGCCCTGCGCGACGGCGTCCCGGCGACGACCCTGTACGTCCAGCAGTACATCGACAACGACGAGCGGGTCCGCGAGGCCCTCCAGCTCGCCGGCGAGCGCGGCAACATCAACCTGATGGAGGCCCCCCGCCCCGAGCTGGACCGGATGACGAACGGCCTGAACCACCAGGGCCTCGTCCTCCAGGTCCCGCCGTACGAGTACGCGCACCCGGAGGACCTCACCGCCGCCGCTTACGACAAGGGCGAGGACCCGCTGATCGTCGCCCTCGACGGCGTCACCGACCCGCGCAACCTGGGCGCGATCGTCCGTTCCGTCTCCGCGTTCGGCGGCCACGGCGTGGTCGTGCCGGAGCGGCGCGCGGCCGGGATGACGGCGGGCGCATGGAAGTCCTCGGCGGGCACGGCGGCCCGTACGCCGGTCTCCCGGGTGACGAACCTGACCCGGGCCCTGGAGGGCTACCAGAAGGCCGGTATCACGGTCGTCGGTCTCGCCGCGGACGGTGAGCACACCGTCGAGGACCTGGAGGCCCTCGCCGGCCCCGTCGTCATCGTCATCGGCAGCGAGGGCAAGGGCCTGGGCCGCCTCGTCGGCGAGACCTGCGACTACCGGGTCCGCATCTCGATGCCGGGCGGCGCGGAGTCGCTGAACGCGGGTGTCGCGGCCGGGATCGTCCTGTACGAGGTTGCGCGGCGCCGGGGCTGA